The following is a genomic window from Dermatophilaceae bacterium Soc4.6.
ACGTCGAGGGCCTGGATGATCGGTACGCCGACCTCCAGCAGGCTGCCGAGGTTGCGGGCCCAGCGGCTGATCGCCAGCTTGGTGGCGAGGCTGCCGAACACCGGCAGCCGGAGACGCAGCCGGTCCACCCTCAGGCGGAAGGCGGCGTTGTTGCGCACGCCCCGGCGGAAGAAGTGGTTGCCGACGACGGCAGTGACGACGACCAGCGGACCGGACCACCAGATGTTGTGGGAGAGGTTCACCATGACCTGGGTGGGCGCCGGCAGGTTGCCGCCCAGCTCCTCGAACATCTTCTCGAAGATGGGCACGATGAAGATGATCACGCCCGTCCCCATCAGCAGCGAGAAGATCAGGACCATGACCGGGTACATCATGGCGCTCTTGATCTTGGCGCGGAGGTTGGAGTCGGCCTCGTACATCGTCGCGATGCGCGCGAGCGCCTGGTCGAGGAAACCGCCCGTCTCGCCGGCCTTGATCATGTTGACGGCCATGAGCGGGAAGTGCTCGGGGTGGGCGGCCAGCGCCGTGGACAGGGTGCTCCCGGCCTCGACGTCGGTGCGCACCTGGGTGATGGCCGTCTTGAGACCGTTCTTGGTGGTCTGGTCCTCGAGGATGCCCAGCGCCCGGATCAGGGACAGGCCCGAGGTCGTCATCGACGCGAACTGCCGCATGAGGACCGCGAGGTCCTTGAGCGTGGTACGGCCACCGAACCCGGGGATCGTGATGGTGCGCTGGAGGCCTGCTCCGGCTGCGGTGATCCCCAGGGGGATGAGGTGCTGGTCGGCGAGGGTGACCGAGGCCGACTGGCTGTTCTCGGCGTCGACGGTGCCCTTGACCACCGCCCCGGATGCGTTGATGGCCTCGTAGCTGAAGGTCTGGGTGGTCACGACCTAGATCCTCGCCAGCCGCTTGAACTCGGTGATGTCCTGACAGACGTCCAGGGCGGTCCCGCGGCTCACGAGCTGCGAGTGGTAGAGCTCGGCGAGGTGCTGGTCGAAGCCGATCATCCCCAGCTCCCGTGAGGACTGGAGCACCGACGGGATCTGGTGGGCCTTTCCTTCGCGGACCAGGTTGCGGATCGCCGGCGAGGCGATCATCACCTCGCAGACCGCGACCCGGCCCCTGCCCTCCTTGCGTGGGATGAGCGACTGGGTGACGACACCCTGGAGGCAGTTGGCGAGCTGGGCCCGGATCTGCCCCTGCTGGTGCGGTGGGTAGATGTCGATGACCCGGTCGATGGTCTGGGCGGCCGACTGGGTGTGCAGGGTGGCCAGGACCAGGTGCCCGGTCTCGGCTGCCGTCAGGGCCACCGACGTCGTCTCGAGGTCGCGGAGCTCACCGACGAGGATGATGTCGGGGTCCTGGCGCAGGGCGTGCCGCAGGGCGGTGGGGAAGCTCTCGGTGTCGCCCCCCACCTCGCGCTGGTTGACGACGCACCGCTTGTGGGTGTGGAGGTACTCGATCGGGTCCTCGACGGTCATGATGTGGCCGGTGCGGGTGCGGTTGGCCACGTCGAGCAGGCTGGCGAGCGTCGTGGACTTGCCCGACCCCGTGGGTCCGGTGACCAGCACGAGGCCGCGCGGCAGCCCGGCGAAGGACTCGACCGCGGCGGGCATCCCGAGCTCGTCGAGGCCGCGGATGGCGAAGGGGATCGCCCGCATCGCCGTCCCGACGGCGCCACGCTGGCGGAAGACGTTCATCCGGAACCGTCCCACTCCCGGCAGCGAGTAGGCGAGGTCGAGCTCACCGTCGCGGGTGAAGGTCTGCCACTGCTCCGAGGTGAGGATCGAGCGCACCATGATCTCGGTGTCGGCGTTGCTGAGGGGCTCACGCCCGGGCACGCGGGCCAGCACACCGTCGATGCGGTAGCACGGCGCGATCCCGGTGGTCACGTGCAGGTCGGACCCGCCGACCGCCACCATGGTGGTGAGCAGCTCGTTGATGTCGCGACGTTGGCGGGTGTCCTCGTAGACGGAGGGGGATGCCTCGGTGTAGGTCTCGAGCGTCGTCATGCGGTTCTCCAGGGTGTGGGGGGTGAGCCGGCGGCATACGGGGAGGCGCTAGATGGTCACGCGGAGGACCTCCGCGACGGTGGTCTTGCCCTGCGCCGCCTTGAGCAGGCCGTCGTCGCGGAGGCTGATCATGCCTTCGGCACGGGCGACCTTGGCGATCTCGGTTGCCGGGGCCTGGGCCACCGTGAGGCGGGCGATCTCCTCACTGACGGGCATGATCTCGGTGACGGCGAGGCGCCCGCGAAATCCAGTGTGGGAGCAGGAGCGGCAGCCCACGGCGCGCCACAGCCGGGTCGGCGCAGGGATCGTCTCGACGGGCCAACGGGCGGCGTCGAGCTCTGCGGTCGTCGGGCTGTAGGCCTCACGGCACCAGTGGCAGAGCAGCCGCGCCAGCCGCTGCGCGAGGACGCAGTCGAGGGACGAGGCGACGAGGAAGGGCTCGATGCCCATCTCCACGAGCCTCGTCATCGAGCTGGGCGCGTCGTTGGTGTGCAGGGTCGAGAGCACCAGGTGACCGGTGAGGGCCGCTTCGATCGCGAGCTGGGCCGTGGCGCGGTCACGGATCTCGCCGATCAGGACGACATCGGGGTCCGAGCGCAGGATGGCCGGCAGGACGGCCGCGAAGGTGAGCCCGGCCTTGGGGTTGACCTGGACCTGGTTGACCCCGTTGACCCGGTACTCCACCGGGTCCTCGACGGTGATCACGTTGACCTCCGAGCTGGAGATCTTGGTGAGCGTGGCGTAGAGCGTGGTCGACTTGCCCGACCCGGTCGGACCGGTCACGAGCACCATGCCGTGAGGCTTGGTGAAGCTGGTCCGGAACAGGTCGTAGTTGGAGTCGGTGAACCCGAGCTTCTTGAGGTCGAGGTCGAGCCCCCCGGTGTCGAGGACCCGCAGGACGACCTTCTCGCCCCACACGGTGGGCAGGGTCGCGACCCGCAGGTCGATGCCGCGATTGCCGATGTCCATCGTGATCCGCCCGTTCTGGGGGACCCGGCGCTCGGTGATGTCGAGGCCGGAGACGATCTTCAGCCGAGAGATCAACGCCGACTGGATCCCTCGGGGCACCGAGTCGACCTCGTGCAGGACACCGTCGATCCGCAACCTGATCCGCATCGCGTGCTCGCTCGGCTCGAGGTGGATGTCGGATGCCCTGGCCGTGATCGCCCGCTCCAGCAGGGAGTTGACGAAGCGGACGACCGGCGTGTCGTTGGTCGAGGCGCTGAGCGACTCGGTGGCCGCCGCACCGTCGTCGGCGACGACCTGGGTCGCGACGTCACCGAGGTCGGCGTTGTCCCGGGTGTAGCGGTTGAGCAGCCTGGTCAGCTCCTCCGCCGAGGCGACCACGGGCTTGACCGTGAGCCCGGTGGCCGAGCGGATGTCGTCTAGGGCGAGGACGTTGCCGGGGTCGGCGACCGCGACGACGATGACGTCACCGTCGATGGCGACCGCCAGCATCCGGTGCCGGCGGGCGATCGCCAGCGGCACGCGGTCCATGGCCTTGGGGTCCAGTGGGTAGTTGGCGAGGTCGAGCGGCTCGAGGCCGTAGGCTTCGGCCACCGCGGACGCCATCTCGAACTCGGTGATGACGCGATCCTCGACCAGGATCGACTGCAGCGGACGCCCGGTGTGGCGCGCCTTCGTGGTCGCCTCGCGCAACGCCTCCCGGCTCATCCCCGCGGAGAGGAGCGCCGCGATGACCCCGCGCAGGTCGCTGTCCCGCCGGCGCAGTCGCCCGTCGACGTCGCTGACCGCAGCGTCGTCGAGGGCCGCTTCTGTCGTCATGGAACACCCCGAATCCTGGAGGGTAAATCATCATCTAACTGGGCATTTCGCCCAACAATACACGACGATTCAGGCGGGTGGAACGGGCCAGACCATGGCAAAACCCGCCTCCGCAACGGCCTCAGGTCGGTGCGGAAGCGGCCGATAGCAGACACGTGAGACGACGCTCGGGGCTACCGTGGGCATCCGTGGCACCGCTGGCTGCGACCATCGCGTCGTTCATGCTCCTGGTGCGGTTCCAGCCTGCCGGACCGCAGGTCGGCCGGGCGGTCGACGACGTCGGTCAGCTCCTGGCGGCGGCGGCGGCGGCGGTCGTGTGCGCCTGGCGCGCCCGACGATCAGCACCGCAAGTGGCTCGATCCTGGTGGTGGCTGGCCGCCGGGACCGCCTCGTGGGCGCTCGGCGAGACCACATGGTCCTATTACGAGCTGGTCGCCGATCGTCAGACCCCCTTCCCGTCGGTGGCGGACGCCGGCTTCCTGCTCTTCCCCGTCCTGGCGGCGATCGGGCTCCTCCAGTGGCCCTCGACGGTCTCGCGGGGCACGACCCGATGGCGGTCCCTGCTCGACGGGGTCCTGGTGGCCGGTGCCCTGCTCATCCTGAGCTGGGTCACCGCACTGGGAAGCACGGTGACCGCAGGCGGGACCAGCGGGCTCGGGTTCGCCGTCTCGCTGGGATATCCGCTCTTCGACCTGATGCTGCTGACGCTGACCGTCGTCATCGTCACCTACACGCGAGCGACCCGGTCAGGTCTTGCGGTGCTGGCGGTCGGTCTGGCCTGCCTGTGCGTCGCCGACTCCGGCTTCGCCTACCTCACCGCGGCAGGCAGCTACGCCACCGGCTCCCCGGTCGATGCCGGCTGGTTCGGTGGCTTCCTCCTGATCACCGTCGCGGCCTACCGGGCCACGCCACCTGAGACCGACGCGTCGCAGGGTGCGACGGCAGCACTGGAGTCCACGCCGCGGGCCATGCTGCCCTACCTCCCCGCCGGCGTCGGCCTCGGTGTCGCCGTGCACGGCCAGTTCGCGGGCAACGGTGACACGGTCACCCTCGCGGCCGCCGCCGTGGTGATCGCCGCCCTGCTGGCGAGGCAGCTGCTCGCCGTGCTCGACAACCGGGCGCTGGTCCGCCAGATCCTGGCCGCCCAGCAGGAGCTGCATCACCTGGCGTTCCACGATCCCCTGACCGGGCTGCCCAACCGCGTCCTCTTCGACGACCGGCTCCGACACAGCCTCGAGCTCCACCAGCGTGACCTCCGGCCCCTGAGCGTGCTCTACTGCGACCTCGACGGGTTCAAGACCGTCAACGACACGTTCGGGCACGATGTCGGCGACATCGTGCTGCGCAGCGCCGCAGAGCGCCTCACTGCCGTCACCCGCACCGGCGACACCGCGGCGCGCATCGGCGGTGACGAGTTCGCGATCCTCCTCGAGGACGGCGGAGACCCCCACGAGGTCGCGAGCCGGATCTTCGCAGCGTTCAGCCGCCCGGTCTCCACGGGGTTGGACGTGGTCCCCCTCGCCACCAGCATCGGGATCGCCCAGCTGCGGCCGGGTGAGGTCACCCCCACGGCTGAGTCGATGCTCCAGCGCGCCGACAAGGCGATGTACGAAGCCAAGCGCGTGGGCAAGGGAACGGTCGTCACCTGGACAGAGCAGCCGCGGGCAGCGCCCCAACCCGTGACCCTCGCGACTCCCGCCTGAGCTGGAAGACGGTGAGCGGGGGTAGCCTGCTCAGGTTCGTGCGGCCGACGCCGATGCCACGGGCAGCGCCCTGTTCGAGTGGCGTCCTATCTTGGTCTGGGGGTGTGTGGCGTTGACGGTGGGGTCATCTGCTCGTTCGGACGTCCTTGAGCTCGTGCAGGCAAAGGGTCTCCGCTCCGTGTACCAGCCGATCGTCGACCTCGACACCGGTGCCGTGGTGGGCTTCGA
Proteins encoded in this region:
- a CDS encoding GGDEF domain-containing protein; the encoded protein is MAPLAATIASFMLLVRFQPAGPQVGRAVDDVGQLLAAAAAAVVCAWRARRSAPQVARSWWWLAAGTASWALGETTWSYYELVADRQTPFPSVADAGFLLFPVLAAIGLLQWPSTVSRGTTRWRSLLDGVLVAGALLILSWVTALGSTVTAGGTSGLGFAVSLGYPLFDLMLLTLTVVIVTYTRATRSGLAVLAVGLACLCVADSGFAYLTAAGSYATGSPVDAGWFGGFLLITVAAYRATPPETDASQGATAALESTPRAMLPYLPAGVGLGVAVHGQFAGNGDTVTLAAAAVVIAALLARQLLAVLDNRALVRQILAAQQELHHLAFHDPLTGLPNRVLFDDRLRHSLELHQRDLRPLSVLYCDLDGFKTVNDTFGHDVGDIVLRSAAERLTAVTRTGDTAARIGGDEFAILLEDGGDPHEVASRIFAAFSRPVSTGLDVVPLATSIGIAQLRPGEVTPTAESMLQRADKAMYEAKRVGKGTVVTWTEQPRAAPQPVTLATPA
- a CDS encoding type II secretion system F family protein, which gives rise to MTTQTFSYEAINASGAVVKGTVDAENSQSASVTLADQHLIPLGITAAGAGLQRTITIPGFGGRTTLKDLAVLMRQFASMTTSGLSLIRALGILEDQTTKNGLKTAITQVRTDVEAGSTLSTALAAHPEHFPLMAVNMIKAGETGGFLDQALARIATMYEADSNLRAKIKSAMMYPVMVLIFSLLMGTGVIIFIVPIFEKMFEELGGNLPAPTQVMVNLSHNIWWSGPLVVVTAVVGNHFFRRGVRNNAAFRLRVDRLRLRLPVFGSLATKLAISRWARNLGSLLEVGVPIIQALDVVGDTSGNAVVTEAMIDVSDAVRTGSQMSAPLSRNPLFPAMVVQMLEVGEETGQITEMLDKVADYYDHEVQAATDGLTSTMEPLLVVLLGSVIGTMVICLYLPMFSIYSNIQK
- a CDS encoding PilT/PilU family type 4a pilus ATPase → MTTLETYTEASPSVYEDTRQRRDINELLTTMVAVGGSDLHVTTGIAPCYRIDGVLARVPGREPLSNADTEIMVRSILTSEQWQTFTRDGELDLAYSLPGVGRFRMNVFRQRGAVGTAMRAIPFAIRGLDELGMPAAVESFAGLPRGLVLVTGPTGSGKSTTLASLLDVANRTRTGHIMTVEDPIEYLHTHKRCVVNQREVGGDTESFPTALRHALRQDPDIILVGELRDLETTSVALTAAETGHLVLATLHTQSAAQTIDRVIDIYPPHQQGQIRAQLANCLQGVVTQSLIPRKEGRGRVAVCEVMIASPAIRNLVREGKAHQIPSVLQSSRELGMIGFDQHLAELYHSQLVSRGTALDVCQDITEFKRLARI
- a CDS encoding ATPase, T2SS/T4P/T4SS family, encoding MTTEAALDDAAVSDVDGRLRRRDSDLRGVIAALLSAGMSREALREATTKARHTGRPLQSILVEDRVITEFEMASAVAEAYGLEPLDLANYPLDPKAMDRVPLAIARRHRMLAVAIDGDVIVVAVADPGNVLALDDIRSATGLTVKPVVASAEELTRLLNRYTRDNADLGDVATQVVADDGAAATESLSASTNDTPVVRFVNSLLERAITARASDIHLEPSEHAMRIRLRIDGVLHEVDSVPRGIQSALISRLKIVSGLDITERRVPQNGRITMDIGNRGIDLRVATLPTVWGEKVVLRVLDTGGLDLDLKKLGFTDSNYDLFRTSFTKPHGMVLVTGPTGSGKSTTLYATLTKISSSEVNVITVEDPVEYRVNGVNQVQVNPKAGLTFAAVLPAILRSDPDVVLIGEIRDRATAQLAIEAALTGHLVLSTLHTNDAPSSMTRLVEMGIEPFLVASSLDCVLAQRLARLLCHWCREAYSPTTAELDAARWPVETIPAPTRLWRAVGCRSCSHTGFRGRLAVTEIMPVSEEIARLTVAQAPATEIAKVARAEGMISLRDDGLLKAAQGKTTVAEVLRVTI